The Coffea arabica cultivar ET-39 chromosome 9e, Coffea Arabica ET-39 HiFi, whole genome shotgun sequence genome has a window encoding:
- the LOC113709496 gene encoding EH domain-containing protein 2-like isoform X1 translates to MSNLSRPELKQVWALADSKKQGFLGLTEFITAMQLIALAQEGHEINSALLKNAAVLESLNLPVMEGLAALQAKTNVSPVKEKLEGNGTAELQSNPLVKLSKRKSAKKSLSSVAPVTSVTDGLKRLYNEKLRPLEVTYHFNDFGSPLLTNSDFDAKPMVMLLGQYSTGKTTFIKHLLGCSYPGAHIGPEPTTDRFIVVMSGPDERSIPGNTIVVHAEMPFTGLTTFGGAFLSKFECSQMPHPLLEHITFVDTPGVLSGEKQRTQRSYDFTGVISWFAAKCDMILLLFDPHKLDISDEFKRVISSLRGNDDKIRVVLNKADQVDTQQLMRVYGALMWSLGKILNTPEVVRVYIGSFNDKPVNEEAVGPIGNDLFEKEQDDLLVDLMDIPKKACDRRINELVKRARAAKIHAYIMSHLKKEMPSLMGKAKTQQRLIDNLEDVFAKVQKEFHLPAGDFPSVEHFREVLKSGYKIDDFEKMKPKLIQAVDDMLGYDIPELLRNFRNPYE, encoded by the exons GGAGTTTATCACTGCAATGCAG TTGatagctcttgcacaagaaggTCATGAAATAAACTCAGCTCTCCTTAAAAACGCAG CTGTCTTGGAAAGTCTGAATCTCCCTGTGATGGAAGGTTTGGCTGCATTACAGGCC AAGACCAACGTATCACCAGTCAAGGAAAAGCTTGAAGGAAATG GAACTGCTGAACTGCAGTCCAATCCCCTAGTCAAATTATCTAAAAGAAAATCTGCAAAGAAG TCCCTGAGTTCCGTTGCCCCTGTTACTTCTGTCActgatggcttgaaaagattgTACAATGAAAAGCTAAGGCCTTTGGAAGTTACCTACCATTTCAATGATTTTGGGTCGCCATTACTG ACAAATAGTGATTTTGACGCCAAACCAATGGTCATGCTTTTGGGCCAATATTCAACTGGAAAAACCACATTTATCAAACACTTGCTTGGGTGTAGTTATCCAG GAGCTCATATTGGACCAGAACCAACTACTGATCGTTTTATTGTTGTTATG TCTGGACCAGATGAGAGAAGCATTCCTGGCAACACCATTGTTGTTCATGCAGAGATGCCATTTACTGGCTTGACAACTTTTGGAGGAGCCTTTTTGTCCAAGTTTGAGTGTTCCCAAATGCCACATCCT CTGCTTGAACATATAACTTTTGTGGACACTCCTGGGGTTTTGTCTGGGGAGAAGCAGCGGACACAACGTAGTTATGATTTTACCGGCgttatctcatggtttgctgcAAAATGTGATATGATACTCCTGCTTTTTGACCCACACAAATTAGATATCAGTGATGAATTTAAACGCGTCATCTCGTCTTTACGTGGTAATGATGACAAGATACGTGTTGTTTTAAACAAAGCTGACCAAGTAGACACGCAGCAA TTGATGAGAGTATATGGTGCATTAATGTGGTCCCTTGGGAAAATTTTGAATACCCCAGAGGTGGTGCGTGTCTATATTGG CTCGTTCAATGACAAGCCAGTTAATGAAGAAGCAGTAGGTCCAATTGGAAATGATCTTTTTGAGAAAGAGCAAGATGACCTTCTGGTGGACTTGATGGACATTCCTAAAAAAGCTTGTGACCGACGG ATCAATGAGTTGGTTAAACGTGCACGTGCTGCTAAAATTCATGCTTACATAATGAGCCATCTCAAAAAGGAGATGCCTTCATTGATGGGCAAAGCCAAAACTCAGCAGCGACTGATTGATAATCTGGAGGATGTATTCGCAAAG GTCCAAAAAGAGTTTCATCTACCAGCAGGAGATTTTCCGAGTGTGGAGCACTTTAGGGAGGTCCTAAAAAGTGGGTAcaaaattgatgattttgagAAGATGAAGCCTAAGTTGATTCAGGCTGTGGACGATATGTTGGGTTATGACATTCCAGAGCTCCTGAGAAACTTTAGGAATCCTTACGAGTAA
- the LOC113709496 gene encoding EH domain-containing protein 2-like isoform X2, translating into MSNLSRPELKQVWALADSKKQGFLGLTEFITAMQLIALAQEGHEINSALLKNAAVLESLNLPVMEGLAALQATNVSPVKEKLEGNGTAELQSNPLVKLSKRKSAKKSLSSVAPVTSVTDGLKRLYNEKLRPLEVTYHFNDFGSPLLTNSDFDAKPMVMLLGQYSTGKTTFIKHLLGCSYPGAHIGPEPTTDRFIVVMSGPDERSIPGNTIVVHAEMPFTGLTTFGGAFLSKFECSQMPHPLLEHITFVDTPGVLSGEKQRTQRSYDFTGVISWFAAKCDMILLLFDPHKLDISDEFKRVISSLRGNDDKIRVVLNKADQVDTQQLMRVYGALMWSLGKILNTPEVVRVYIGSFNDKPVNEEAVGPIGNDLFEKEQDDLLVDLMDIPKKACDRRINELVKRARAAKIHAYIMSHLKKEMPSLMGKAKTQQRLIDNLEDVFAKVQKEFHLPAGDFPSVEHFREVLKSGYKIDDFEKMKPKLIQAVDDMLGYDIPELLRNFRNPYE; encoded by the exons GGAGTTTATCACTGCAATGCAG TTGatagctcttgcacaagaaggTCATGAAATAAACTCAGCTCTCCTTAAAAACGCAG CTGTCTTGGAAAGTCTGAATCTCCCTGTGATGGAAGGTTTGGCTGCATTACAGGCC ACCAACGTATCACCAGTCAAGGAAAAGCTTGAAGGAAATG GAACTGCTGAACTGCAGTCCAATCCCCTAGTCAAATTATCTAAAAGAAAATCTGCAAAGAAG TCCCTGAGTTCCGTTGCCCCTGTTACTTCTGTCActgatggcttgaaaagattgTACAATGAAAAGCTAAGGCCTTTGGAAGTTACCTACCATTTCAATGATTTTGGGTCGCCATTACTG ACAAATAGTGATTTTGACGCCAAACCAATGGTCATGCTTTTGGGCCAATATTCAACTGGAAAAACCACATTTATCAAACACTTGCTTGGGTGTAGTTATCCAG GAGCTCATATTGGACCAGAACCAACTACTGATCGTTTTATTGTTGTTATG TCTGGACCAGATGAGAGAAGCATTCCTGGCAACACCATTGTTGTTCATGCAGAGATGCCATTTACTGGCTTGACAACTTTTGGAGGAGCCTTTTTGTCCAAGTTTGAGTGTTCCCAAATGCCACATCCT CTGCTTGAACATATAACTTTTGTGGACACTCCTGGGGTTTTGTCTGGGGAGAAGCAGCGGACACAACGTAGTTATGATTTTACCGGCgttatctcatggtttgctgcAAAATGTGATATGATACTCCTGCTTTTTGACCCACACAAATTAGATATCAGTGATGAATTTAAACGCGTCATCTCGTCTTTACGTGGTAATGATGACAAGATACGTGTTGTTTTAAACAAAGCTGACCAAGTAGACACGCAGCAA TTGATGAGAGTATATGGTGCATTAATGTGGTCCCTTGGGAAAATTTTGAATACCCCAGAGGTGGTGCGTGTCTATATTGG CTCGTTCAATGACAAGCCAGTTAATGAAGAAGCAGTAGGTCCAATTGGAAATGATCTTTTTGAGAAAGAGCAAGATGACCTTCTGGTGGACTTGATGGACATTCCTAAAAAAGCTTGTGACCGACGG ATCAATGAGTTGGTTAAACGTGCACGTGCTGCTAAAATTCATGCTTACATAATGAGCCATCTCAAAAAGGAGATGCCTTCATTGATGGGCAAAGCCAAAACTCAGCAGCGACTGATTGATAATCTGGAGGATGTATTCGCAAAG GTCCAAAAAGAGTTTCATCTACCAGCAGGAGATTTTCCGAGTGTGGAGCACTTTAGGGAGGTCCTAAAAAGTGGGTAcaaaattgatgattttgagAAGATGAAGCCTAAGTTGATTCAGGCTGTGGACGATATGTTGGGTTATGACATTCCAGAGCTCCTGAGAAACTTTAGGAATCCTTACGAGTAA
- the LOC140014506 gene encoding EH domain-containing protein 2-like isoform X1: MSNLSRPELKQVWALADSKKQGFLGLTEFITAMQLIALAQEGHEINSALLKNAAVLESLNLPVMEGLAALQAKTNVSPVKEKLEGNGTAELQSNPLVKLSKRKSAKKSLSSVAPVTSVTDGLKRLYNEKLRPLEVTYHFNDFGSPLLTNSDFDAKPMVMLLGQYSTGKTTFIKHLLGCSYPGAHIGPEPTTDRFIVVMSGPDERSIPGNTIVVHAEMPFTGLTTFGGAFLSKFECSQMPHPLLEHITFVDTPGVLSGEKQRTQRSYDFTGVISWFAAKCDMILLLFDPHKLDISDEFKRVISSLRGNDDKIRVVLNKADQVDTQQLMRVYGALMWSLGKILNTPEVVRVYIGSFNDKPVNEEAVGPIGNDLFEKEQDDLLVDLMDIPKKACDRRINELVKRARAAKIHAYIMSHLKKEMPSLMGKAKTQQRLIDNLEDVFAKVQKEFHLPAGDFPSVEHFREVLKSGYKIDDFEKMKPKLIQAVDDMLGYDIPELLRNFRNPYE, from the exons ATGTCCAATTTGTCTAGGCCTGAACTCAAGCAG gtcTGGGCATTAGCCGATTCCAAAAAGCAAGGTTTCCTTGGTCTGACGGAGTTTATCACTGCAATGCAG TTGatagctcttgcacaagaaggTCATGAAATAAACTCAGCTCTCCTTAAAAACGCAG CTGTCTTGGAAAGTCTGAATCTCCCTGTGATGGAAGGTTTGGCTGCATTACAGGCC AAGACCAACGTATCACCAGTCAAGGAAAAGCTTGAAGGAAATG GAACTGCTGAACTGCAGTCCAATCCCCTAGTCAAATTATCTAAAAGAAAATCTGCAAAGAAG TCCCTGAGTTCCGTTGCCCCTGTTACTTCTGTCActgatggcttgaaaagattgTACAATGAAAAGCTAAGGCCTTTGGAAGTTACCTACCATTTCAATGATTTTGGGTCGCCATTACTG ACAAATAGTGATTTTGACGCCAAACCAATGGTCATGCTTTTGGGCCAATATTCAACTGGAAAAACCACATTTATCAAACACTTGCTTGGGTGTAGTTATCCAG GAGCTCATATTGGACCAGAACCAACTACTGATCGTTTTATTGTTGTTATG TCTGGACCAGATGAGAGAAGCATTCCTGGCAACACCATTGTTGTTCATGCAGAGATGCCATTTACTGGCTTGACAACTTTTGGAGGAGCCTTTTTGTCCAAGTTTGAGTGTTCCCAAATGCCACATCCT CTGCTTGAACATATAACTTTTGTGGACACTCCTGGGGTTTTGTCTGGGGAGAAGCAGCGGACACAACGTAGTTATGATTTTACCGGCgttatctcatggtttgctgcAAAATGTGATATGATACTCCTGCTTTTTGACCCACACAAATTAGATATCAGTGATGAATTTAAACGCGTCATCTCGTCTTTACGTGGTAATGATGACAAGATACGTGTTGTTTTAAACAAAGCTGACCAAGTAGACACGCAGCAA TTGATGAGAGTATATGGTGCATTAATGTGGTCCCTTGGGAAAATTTTGAATACCCCAGAGGTGGTGCGTGTCTATATTGG CTCGTTCAATGACAAGCCAGTTAATGAAGAAGCAGTAGGTCCAATTGGAAATGATCTTTTTGAGAAAGAGCAAGATGACCTTCTGGTGGACTTGATGGACATTCCTAAAAAAGCTTGTGACCGACGG ATCAATGAGTTGGTTAAACGTGCACGTGCTGCTAAAATTCATGCTTACATAATGAGCCATCTCAAAAAGGAGATGCCTTCATTGATGGGCAAAGCCAAAACTCAGCAGCGACTGATTGATAATCTGGAGGATGTATTCGCAAAG GTCCAAAAAGAGTTTCATCTACCAGCAGGAGATTTTCCGAGTGTGGAGCACTTTAGGGAGGTCCTAAAAAGTGGGTAcaaaattgatgattttgagAAGATGAAGCCTAAGTTGATTCAGGCTGTGGACGATATGTTGGGTTATGACATTCCAGAGCTCCTGAGAAACTTTAGGAATCCTTACGAGTAA
- the LOC140014506 gene encoding EH domain-containing protein 2-like isoform X2 has product MSNLSRPELKQVWALADSKKQGFLGLTEFITAMQLIALAQEGHEINSALLKNAAVLESLNLPVMEGLAALQATNVSPVKEKLEGNGTAELQSNPLVKLSKRKSAKKSLSSVAPVTSVTDGLKRLYNEKLRPLEVTYHFNDFGSPLLTNSDFDAKPMVMLLGQYSTGKTTFIKHLLGCSYPGAHIGPEPTTDRFIVVMSGPDERSIPGNTIVVHAEMPFTGLTTFGGAFLSKFECSQMPHPLLEHITFVDTPGVLSGEKQRTQRSYDFTGVISWFAAKCDMILLLFDPHKLDISDEFKRVISSLRGNDDKIRVVLNKADQVDTQQLMRVYGALMWSLGKILNTPEVVRVYIGSFNDKPVNEEAVGPIGNDLFEKEQDDLLVDLMDIPKKACDRRINELVKRARAAKIHAYIMSHLKKEMPSLMGKAKTQQRLIDNLEDVFAKVQKEFHLPAGDFPSVEHFREVLKSGYKIDDFEKMKPKLIQAVDDMLGYDIPELLRNFRNPYE; this is encoded by the exons ATGTCCAATTTGTCTAGGCCTGAACTCAAGCAG gtcTGGGCATTAGCCGATTCCAAAAAGCAAGGTTTCCTTGGTCTGACGGAGTTTATCACTGCAATGCAG TTGatagctcttgcacaagaaggTCATGAAATAAACTCAGCTCTCCTTAAAAACGCAG CTGTCTTGGAAAGTCTGAATCTCCCTGTGATGGAAGGTTTGGCTGCATTACAGGCC ACCAACGTATCACCAGTCAAGGAAAAGCTTGAAGGAAATG GAACTGCTGAACTGCAGTCCAATCCCCTAGTCAAATTATCTAAAAGAAAATCTGCAAAGAAG TCCCTGAGTTCCGTTGCCCCTGTTACTTCTGTCActgatggcttgaaaagattgTACAATGAAAAGCTAAGGCCTTTGGAAGTTACCTACCATTTCAATGATTTTGGGTCGCCATTACTG ACAAATAGTGATTTTGACGCCAAACCAATGGTCATGCTTTTGGGCCAATATTCAACTGGAAAAACCACATTTATCAAACACTTGCTTGGGTGTAGTTATCCAG GAGCTCATATTGGACCAGAACCAACTACTGATCGTTTTATTGTTGTTATG TCTGGACCAGATGAGAGAAGCATTCCTGGCAACACCATTGTTGTTCATGCAGAGATGCCATTTACTGGCTTGACAACTTTTGGAGGAGCCTTTTTGTCCAAGTTTGAGTGTTCCCAAATGCCACATCCT CTGCTTGAACATATAACTTTTGTGGACACTCCTGGGGTTTTGTCTGGGGAGAAGCAGCGGACACAACGTAGTTATGATTTTACCGGCgttatctcatggtttgctgcAAAATGTGATATGATACTCCTGCTTTTTGACCCACACAAATTAGATATCAGTGATGAATTTAAACGCGTCATCTCGTCTTTACGTGGTAATGATGACAAGATACGTGTTGTTTTAAACAAAGCTGACCAAGTAGACACGCAGCAA TTGATGAGAGTATATGGTGCATTAATGTGGTCCCTTGGGAAAATTTTGAATACCCCAGAGGTGGTGCGTGTCTATATTGG CTCGTTCAATGACAAGCCAGTTAATGAAGAAGCAGTAGGTCCAATTGGAAATGATCTTTTTGAGAAAGAGCAAGATGACCTTCTGGTGGACTTGATGGACATTCCTAAAAAAGCTTGTGACCGACGG ATCAATGAGTTGGTTAAACGTGCACGTGCTGCTAAAATTCATGCTTACATAATGAGCCATCTCAAAAAGGAGATGCCTTCATTGATGGGCAAAGCCAAAACTCAGCAGCGACTGATTGATAATCTGGAGGATGTATTCGCAAAG GTCCAAAAAGAGTTTCATCTACCAGCAGGAGATTTTCCGAGTGTGGAGCACTTTAGGGAGGTCCTAAAAAGTGGGTAcaaaattgatgattttgagAAGATGAAGCCTAAGTTGATTCAGGCTGTGGACGATATGTTGGGTTATGACATTCCAGAGCTCCTGAGAAACTTTAGGAATCCTTACGAGTAA
- the LOC113710566 gene encoding tropinone reductase-like 3, which produces LVLRILLVLLQKYGKIDVVVSNAAANPSVDSILETKEPVLDKLWEINVKSSILLLQEAAPYLKKGSSVVLISSIAGYQPQASMAMYGVTKTALLGLTKALAAEMAPNTRVNCVAPGFVPTHFAAFITTNADVRKAIEDKTLLNRLGTTDDMAAATAFLASDDASYITGETLVVAGGIPSRL; this is translated from the exons ttagtgTTGAGGATATTACTGGTGCTCTTGCAGAAATATGGAAAAATAGATGTTGTTGTATCAAATGCCGCTGCCAATCCATCTGTTGATTCCATTTTGGAAACTAAAGAACCAGTCCTTGACAAGTTATGGGAGATAAATGTGAAATCCTCTATACTTCTTTTACAA GAAGCAGCTCCTTACCTTAAGAAGGGTTCTTCTGTAGTTCTTATTTCCTCTATTGCTGGCTATCAACCACAGGCTTCCATGGCTATGTATGGGGTGACCAAGACAGCCCTTCTTGGGCTTACCAAG GCCCTTGCTGCTGAGATGGCTCCAAATACTCGTGTAAACTGTGTTGCACCTGGCTTTGTGCCCACACATTTTGCTGCATTTATTACTACTAATGCTGATGTT AGGAAGGCCATAGAGGATAAAACATTGCTTAACAGACTTGGAACCACAGATGATATGGCTGCAGCCACTGCCTTTTTGGCTTCTGATGATGCTTCGTATATAACTGGAGAAACTTTGGTAGTTGCAGGAGGAATCCCATCCAGACTTTAA